CACTCGCAGGCAGAGAGCGTCGTGAAGGTATTGCACTCCGACCTCACCGCGATCCATCTGGTGACGCTGCTGGAAGCGTTACCCATCCAGGAGACGCTGGAGGCCATCGACGAGCTCAAGGAGTTGGGCCTGCCGATCGGCAGTGTCATCGTCAATCGCAACATCCCCTCCTACCTGTCGCCGGATGACCTGGCCAAGGCCGCCGAGGGGGTGATCGACGCCGACGCCGTGCGGGCAGGACTCACCGATGCGGGAATTACGTTGTCCGACACAGACTTCGCGGGGCTGTTGACCGAGACCATCCAGCACGCCACCCGAATTCAGGCGCGTGCCGAAAGCGCCGAGCAACTCGACGAGCTCGACGTGGCCCGTCTCGAGTTGCCGCAGATTTCCGATGGCGTAGATCTCGGTAGCCTCTACGAACTCGCCGAAGCGCTCGCCCACCAGGGGGTCAGATGAGTACCACACCGCCCGCACTCGACATGGCCTCGATCCTGGCCGACACGTCCAATCGCGTCGTAGTGTGTTGCGGCGCAGGCGGTGTCGGCAAGACCACCACCGCAGCGGCGATGGCGTTGCGCGCCGCCGAGTACGGTCGCACCGTCGTGGTGCTGACCATTGATCCGGCCAAGCGGCTGGCGCAGGCGCTGGGCATCAAGGATCTGGGCAATACGCCGCAGCGGGTGCCATTGGCCCCCGAGGTGTCGGGCGAGCTGTACGCGATGATGCTCGACATGCGTCGCACGTTCGACGAAATGGTGATCCAGTACTCCGGAAAAGAACGCGCACAAGAGATTCTGGACAACCAGTTTTATCAAACCGTCGCGACGTCGCTGGCGGGCACGCAGGAATACATGGCGATGGAGAAGCTGGGCCAGCTGCTCTCCGAGGACCGCTGGGACCTCGTCGTCGTCGACACTCCCCCGTCGCGCAACGCGCTCGATTTCCTCGATGCGCCAAAACGGTTGGGCGGCTTCATGGACAGTCGGCTGTGGAAGCTGCTGCTGGGACCGGGCCGCGGTATCGGCAAGTTGGTGACGGGCGCGATGGGGTTGGCAATGCGAGCACTCTCGACGGTGCTCGGCTCTCAGATGCTCGGCGATGCAGCGGCTTTCGTGCAGTCGCTGGACGCCACGTTTGGCGGGTTCCGGGAGAAGGCCGACCGCACCTACGAATTGTTGAAGCGCCGGGGCACCCAGTTCGTCGTGGTCTCCGCCGCCGAACCCGACGCGCTGCGTGAGGCGTCGTTCTTCATCGACCGGCTCTCACAGGAACACATGCCGCTGTCTGGGCTCATCCTCAACCGCACCCACCCGATGTTGTCGTCGTTACACGCCGACAAGGCCGACGAGGCCGCGGATGCCATCGAAGCCGCCGATCCCGACTCAGTGACCGCGGCGGCGCTGCGGATCCACTCCGACCGTGCGGGACGGTCCAAGCGGGAGATCAGGCTGCTGTCGCGGTTCACGGGCGCCAATCCACATGTGGCGATCGTGGGTGTGCCGTCGTTGCCGTTCGACGTCTCCGACCTGGACGCGTTACGGGCGATCGCCGATCAGATCACCGGCGAGACGCCTGCGGCGTGAGCCGCAATCCAGCCGGAGCGGCTTAGACAGCGCTGCGGTGCTTGCGCTGGGCGGCGAAGAACTCGGCCCAGGAAACCACCTCGGGGTGCTGCTTGAGCAGGGCACGGCGCTGGCGTTCGGTCATGCCTCCCCACACACCGAACTCCACCCGGTTGTCGAGCGCATCGGCGCCGCATTCCAGGATCACCGGGCAATGCCGGCAGATCACGGCTGCTTTACGCTGCGCGGCTCCGCGGACGAAAAGCTCATCGGGGTCGGCCTGACGGCAGCGTGCCTGGGAAACCCAGGCGATGCGTGCCTCAGCCTCGGCGCCTTGGACGACACTGGGGGCAGAAATTGTCATGCTTGTCCTCCGCACTGCGGGCCTCGTACCGGACACCAGCGTTCCCCTTCGTTCCGGCCGCCCCCCGACGACGGCTTACTCTCCTGGTGCAGAGCGCGTTAGTGCGTTCTACGTCACGTTGCGACGGTCTAGTGTGACCTGCATCGCACTGTCAGCACAACTTAAGTGGTCAGAACGCTTCTGCGCAATACGTAGAAGGCCACTTTTTTGGGACAACCGTGCCGTCCTTGACGGAAATTGACGCGCGCGCAGGTCGGCGAGCTAACAATGTGAGGCGATAACCGGGGGAAATCTGCGAATTTTGCTGGCGGAATCCGCTAGCTACTCTGTACGCATGCCCGAGACCCCGCCGCCCCCACCGCCGACCGCGGTCGCGGTGATCAAGCTCGCGTGGTGCTGTGTGTTGGCCAGCGTCGTCCTCGCGGCCCTGATGTTTCCCGTGGTCGGAGGGTTCGGACTGGTCTCGAACCGTGCCTCGGACGTGGTGGCCAACGGTTCGGCGCAACTGGTGGAGGGTGAGGTGCCGCAGGTGTCGACGATGGTCGACGCCAAGGGCAACGTCATCGCGTGGCTGTACAGCCAGCGTCGGTTCGAGGTGCAAAGCGACCAGATCGCCAACACCATGAAACTGGCGATCGTGTCCATCGAGGACAAGCGGTTCGCCGAACACAACGGCGTGGATGTACAGGGCACTCTCACCGGTCTTTCCGGTTATCTGTCCGGAAACCTCGACACCCGCGGCGGCTCCACGATCGAGCAGCAGTACGTGAAGAACTATCAGTTGTTGGTGATCGCGCAGACCGACGCGGAGAAGCGGGCGGCCATCGAGACCACACCGGCGCGCAAGCTGCGCGAGATCCGGATGGCGCTGACGCTGGACAAGACCTTCACCAAGCCCGAGATCCTGACCCGCTATCTGAACCTCGTCTCATTCGGCAACGGCGCGTTCGGTGTGCAGGACGCCGCGCAGACGTACTTCGGCATCAACGCCTCCGAGCTGAACTGGGAACAGGCCGCACTGCTGGCCGGCATGGTGCAGTCGACCAGCACCCTCAATCCGTACACGAATCCCGAGGGCGCCCTGGCCCGCCGCAACGTCGTGCTGGACACCATGATCGAAAACATCCCCGAGGAGGCCGCGGCGCTGCGGGCGGCGAAGGACAAGCCCCTGGGCGTTCTGCCGGTGCCCAAGGAGTTGCCGCGCGGCTGTATCGCCGCGGGCGATCGCGCGTTCTTCTGCGATTACGTCCTCGAATACCTCGCGCGCGCCGGGATCAGTAAGGACCAGGTCGCCAGGGGCGGATACCTGATCAAGACCACTCTGGACCCCGACGTACAGATTCCGGTGAAAACGGCGGTCAACAACATCGCAAGTCCCGACCTCGACGGCGTCGCGAGCGTGATGAGCGTGATCAGGCCGGGCAAGGAGTCCCATCCGGTCCTGGCGATGGCGAGCAACCGGACCTACGGCCTGAACCTGGAGGCCGGGGAGACCATGCAACCCCAGCCCTTCTCGCTGGTCGGCGACGGCGCAGGGTCGGTGTTCAAGATCTTCACCACAGCCGCCGCGATGGACATGGGCATGGGCATCAACGCTCAGCTCGACGCGCCCGCCCGGTTCCAGGCCAAGGGTCTGGGCAGCGGTGGTGCCAGGGGCTGCCCACCGGCGACGTGGTGTGTGCAGAACGGCGGCAACTACCGCGGCACCATGAGCGTCACCGATGCGCTGGCCACGTCGCCGAACACGGCCTTCGCCAAGCTGATCTCGCAGGTCGGTGTGCAGCGCACCGTCGATATGGCGGTCAAGCTCGGCCTGCGTTCCTACGCGCTGCCTGGCACCGCCCGTGACTACGACCCAGAGAGCAACGAGAGCCTGGCCGACTTCGTCAAGCGACAGAATCTCGGCTCGTTCACGCTGGGCCCCATCGAGGTCAACGCATTGGAGTTGTCGAACGTCGGGGCCACGCTGGCGTCCGGCGGCATGTGGTGCCCGCCCAATCCCATCGCCGAGGTCATCGACCGCGACGGCAAGCAGGTGTCGGTGACCACCGAGACGTGTGAACAGGTCGTACCCGAGGGGCTGGCCAACACTCTCGCCAACGCGATGAGCAAGGACGACACGGGCGCGGGCACCGCCGCCGGTGCCGCTGGCTCGGTCGGCTGGAATCTGCCGATGTCGGGCAAGACCGGTACCACCGAGGCCAGCCGCTCCGCGGGCTTCCTCGGTTTCACCAACCAGTACGCCGCGGCCAATTACATCTACGACGACTCGACCGCGCCGGGCGCACTGTGCTCCTACCCGCTGCGCCAGTGCGGCGGTGACGGCAACCTGTTCGGCGGTAACGAACCCGCCCGGACGTGGTTCAGCGCGATGATGCCGATCGCCAACAACTTCGGGCCCGTCACGCTGCCGCCGACCGACCCCCGTTACGTCGATGGCGCACCGGGCTCGCGGGTGCCCAGTGTCTCCGGGATGAGCGAGAGCACCGCGCGGCAGCGGCTGCGCGACGCGGGTTTCCAGGTCGCCAACGAGTCGACGCCGGTGAACAGCACCGCGTCGTACGGATCAGTGGTGGGCACGTCACCGGCCGGTCAAACGGTGCCCGGGTCGATCATCACGATCCAGATCTCCAACGGCATCCCGCCGGCACCGCCTCCCCCGCCACCGGGTGCGATACCGGGTCTGCCGCCGCCGGTCGGGCAGACGGTGGTTCAGATCCCGGGACTGCCGCCGATCACGGTGCCGGTGCTGGGTCCGCCACCACCGCCGCCACCACCACCGGGGGCCCCGCCACCACCGCCGTGACAGCCCTGTGGTCTGGCCCACGCTGACCGCGGTGAAATCGCAGTGAACGGTGGGCTGGCAGTAAGCTCTGCTTCATGCCCGCGTCTTCGATTTTGAAGAATTCCGCAGTCGCCGCCGCCGGTTCGCTGGCTGCGGGGATCGGCTATGCGTCGCTCATCGAGCGCAATGCATTCGCCGTGCGTGAAGTGACGATGCCCGTGCTCTCTCCCGGATCGTCACCGCTGAAGGTGCTGCACATCAGCGACATCCACATGCGTCCGCAGCAGCGCCGCAAGCAGGACTGGCTGCGGGAACTGGCGCGGCTGGAGCCGGACCTCATCGTCAACACCGGTGACAACCTCGCCCACCCGAAGGCCGTGCCCGCCGTCGTGCAGGCACTCGGCGACCTGCTCGCCGTGCCCGGGGTTTTCGTGTTCGGCAGCAACGACTACTTCGGTCCGAAGCCGAAGAACCCGCTGAACTACCTGACCAATCCGACTCGCCGCCTGCACGGCGAGCCGCTGCCCTGGCAGGACCTTCGCGCGGCGTTCACCGAGCGCGGCTGGCTGGACATGACGCACACCCGGCGCGAGTTCGAGGTGAGCGGCCTGCTGGTCGCGGCCGCGGGCGTCGACGATCCGCACCTCAAGCGTGACCGCTACGAGACGATCGCCGGACCCGCCAACCCGGCGGTGAACCTGCGACTGGGCCTGACCCATTCGCCGGAGCCGCGGGTGCTCGACCGTTTCGCCGCCGACGGCTATCAGCTGATCATGGCCGGGCACACCCACGGCGGCCAGCTGTGCCTGCCGTTCTACGGCGCGGTCGTCACCAACTGCGATCTCGACCGGTCGCGGGCAAAGGGTGCCTCCCAGTGGGGCGCCCACACGCAGCTGCACGT
The sequence above is drawn from the Mycobacterium gallinarum genome and encodes:
- the ponA2 gene encoding transglycosylase/D,D-transpeptidase PonA2; protein product: MPETPPPPPPTAVAVIKLAWCCVLASVVLAALMFPVVGGFGLVSNRASDVVANGSAQLVEGEVPQVSTMVDAKGNVIAWLYSQRRFEVQSDQIANTMKLAIVSIEDKRFAEHNGVDVQGTLTGLSGYLSGNLDTRGGSTIEQQYVKNYQLLVIAQTDAEKRAAIETTPARKLREIRMALTLDKTFTKPEILTRYLNLVSFGNGAFGVQDAAQTYFGINASELNWEQAALLAGMVQSTSTLNPYTNPEGALARRNVVLDTMIENIPEEAAALRAAKDKPLGVLPVPKELPRGCIAAGDRAFFCDYVLEYLARAGISKDQVARGGYLIKTTLDPDVQIPVKTAVNNIASPDLDGVASVMSVIRPGKESHPVLAMASNRTYGLNLEAGETMQPQPFSLVGDGAGSVFKIFTTAAAMDMGMGINAQLDAPARFQAKGLGSGGARGCPPATWCVQNGGNYRGTMSVTDALATSPNTAFAKLISQVGVQRTVDMAVKLGLRSYALPGTARDYDPESNESLADFVKRQNLGSFTLGPIEVNALELSNVGATLASGGMWCPPNPIAEVIDRDGKQVSVTTETCEQVVPEGLANTLANAMSKDDTGAGTAAGAAGSVGWNLPMSGKTGTTEASRSAGFLGFTNQYAAANYIYDDSTAPGALCSYPLRQCGGDGNLFGGNEPARTWFSAMMPIANNFGPVTLPPTDPRYVDGAPGSRVPSVSGMSESTARQRLRDAGFQVANESTPVNSTASYGSVVGTSPAGQTVPGSIITIQISNGIPPAPPPPPPGAIPGLPPPVGQTVVQIPGLPPITVPVLGPPPPPPPPPGAPPPPP
- a CDS encoding ArsA family ATPase, producing the protein MSTTPPALDMASILADTSNRVVVCCGAGGVGKTTTAAAMALRAAEYGRTVVVLTIDPAKRLAQALGIKDLGNTPQRVPLAPEVSGELYAMMLDMRRTFDEMVIQYSGKERAQEILDNQFYQTVATSLAGTQEYMAMEKLGQLLSEDRWDLVVVDTPPSRNALDFLDAPKRLGGFMDSRLWKLLLGPGRGIGKLVTGAMGLAMRALSTVLGSQMLGDAAAFVQSLDATFGGFREKADRTYELLKRRGTQFVVVSAAEPDALREASFFIDRLSQEHMPLSGLILNRTHPMLSSLHADKADEAADAIEAADPDSVTAAALRIHSDRAGRSKREIRLLSRFTGANPHVAIVGVPSLPFDVSDLDALRAIADQITGETPAA
- a CDS encoding metallophosphoesterase, whose translation is MPASSILKNSAVAAAGSLAAGIGYASLIERNAFAVREVTMPVLSPGSSPLKVLHISDIHMRPQQRRKQDWLRELARLEPDLIVNTGDNLAHPKAVPAVVQALGDLLAVPGVFVFGSNDYFGPKPKNPLNYLTNPTRRLHGEPLPWQDLRAAFTERGWLDMTHTRREFEVSGLLVAAAGVDDPHLKRDRYETIAGPANPAVNLRLGLTHSPEPRVLDRFAADGYQLIMAGHTHGGQLCLPFYGAVVTNCDLDRSRAKGASQWGAHTQLHVSAGIGTSPYAPVRFCCRPEATLLTLVAAPIGGSFTGIQEGQSHPSVSVR
- a CDS encoding WhiB family transcriptional regulator, whose protein sequence is MSGTRPAVRRTSMTISAPSVVQGAEAEARIAWVSQARCRQADPDELFVRGAAQRKAAVICRHCPVILECGADALDNRVEFGVWGGMTERQRRALLKQHPEVVSWAEFFAAQRKHRSAV